A stretch of the Pseudomonas helvetica genome encodes the following:
- a CDS encoding hybrid sensor histidine kinase/response regulator, translated as MSLSSGLIAAVALAYMAVMFAIAFYGDRRSTPLPPRMRAWVYSLSLAVYCTSWTFFGAVGQAAEQLWSFLPIYLGPILLLVFAPWVLQKMVMISKQENITSIADFIAARYGKSQSLAVVVALICLVGVLPYIALQLKGIVLGVNLLIGAGPDAMGTRALDTALIVSLVLALFTIVFGTRNLDATEHHRGMVLAIAFEALVKLLAFLAVGAFVTYGLYDGFNDLFDQAMLAPRLEEYWKETVNWPSMVVQTGVAMMAIICLPRQFHVTVVENIEPQDLRLAKWVFPAYLGLAALFVVPIALAGQMMLPSSVLPDSFVISLPLAQAHPALALLAFIGGASAATGMVIVASVALSTMVSNDMLLPWLLRRKNAERPFEVFRYWMLSVRRVSIVAILLLAYVSYRLLGSTASLATIGQIAFAAVTQLAPAMLGALYWKQANRRGVFAGLAAGTFLWFYTLILPIAANSLGWSLHSFPGLGWLHGNPLNLPISPLTQGVVLSLAGNFTLFAWVSVLSRTRVSEHWQAGRFIGQEISTRPSARSMLAVQIDDLLQLAARFVGEERARQSFIRFAYRQGKGFNPNQNADGEWIAHTERLLAGVLGASSTRAVVKAAIEGREMQLEDVVRIADEASEVLQFNRALLQGAIENITQGISVVDQSLKLVAWNRRYLELFNYPDGLISVGRPIADIIRYNAERGLCGPGEAEVHVARRLHWMRQGRAHTSERLFPNGRVIELIGNPMPGGGFVMSFTDITAFREAEQALTEANEGLERRVAERTHELSQLNIALTEAKGTAESANQSKTRFLAAVSHDLMQPLNAARLFSAALSHQNDDLSCETRQLVQHLDSSLRSAEDLISDLLDISRLENGKINPDRKPFALNDLFDTLGAEFKALAQEQGLKFRLRGSRLRVDSDIKLLRRILQNFLTNAFRYAKGPVLLGVRHKGDQLCLEVWDRGPGIPEDKRQVIFEEFKRLDSHQTRAEKGLGLGLAIADGLCRVLGHQLQVRSWPGKGSVFSVSVPLAHAQTSAPGTPAKLNGRLPTGAQVLCIDNEDSILIGMNSLLSRWGCQVYTARNRDECVALLSDGMRPQLALVDYHLDHGETGTELMAWLRSQLGEPVPGVVISADGRPEMVAQVHAAGLEYLPKPVKPAALRALLSRHLPL; from the coding sequence ATGTCGCTGTCCAGCGGGCTGATTGCCGCCGTCGCCCTGGCCTATATGGCCGTCATGTTCGCTATCGCCTTTTACGGTGACCGGCGCAGCACACCGCTGCCGCCGCGTATGCGTGCCTGGGTGTACAGCCTGTCGCTGGCGGTCTACTGCACCAGCTGGACGTTCTTTGGCGCCGTCGGTCAGGCCGCCGAACAACTCTGGTCGTTTTTGCCGATTTATCTGGGGCCGATCCTGCTGCTGGTGTTCGCGCCGTGGGTCCTGCAAAAAATGGTGATGATCAGCAAACAGGAAAACATCACCTCGATTGCCGACTTCATCGCCGCCCGCTATGGCAAGTCGCAATCGCTGGCGGTGGTGGTGGCGCTGATCTGTCTGGTGGGCGTATTGCCCTACATCGCCTTGCAGCTCAAAGGCATCGTCCTGGGGGTCAACCTGTTGATCGGTGCAGGCCCGGATGCCATGGGCACCCGGGCCCTGGACACAGCGCTGATTGTGTCGCTGGTTCTGGCGCTGTTCACCATCGTCTTCGGCACCCGCAACCTCGATGCCACGGAGCACCACCGTGGCATGGTGCTGGCGATTGCCTTCGAAGCACTGGTCAAGCTGCTCGCCTTCCTCGCCGTCGGCGCCTTCGTCACATATGGTTTGTACGATGGCTTCAACGACCTGTTCGATCAGGCCATGCTCGCACCACGCCTGGAGGAATACTGGAAAGAAACCGTGAATTGGCCATCGATGGTGGTGCAGACCGGCGTGGCGATGATGGCGATCATCTGCCTGCCCCGACAGTTCCATGTGACCGTGGTGGAGAACATCGAACCGCAGGATTTGCGCCTGGCGAAATGGGTATTCCCGGCTTATCTGGGATTGGCCGCACTGTTCGTGGTACCGATCGCGCTGGCCGGGCAAATGATGCTGCCAAGCTCGGTACTGCCCGACTCCTTCGTGATCAGCCTGCCACTGGCCCAGGCCCATCCGGCACTGGCGCTGCTGGCGTTTATCGGAGGTGCATCGGCCGCCACCGGCATGGTAATCGTTGCCAGCGTGGCGCTGTCGACCATGGTCTCCAACGACATGTTGCTGCCATGGCTGCTGCGCCGGAAAAATGCCGAACGGCCGTTCGAGGTGTTCCGCTACTGGATGCTCTCGGTGCGTCGGGTGAGCATCGTCGCCATTCTGCTGCTGGCCTATGTTTCCTATCGCCTGCTCGGTTCGACCGCCAGCCTGGCCACCATCGGGCAGATCGCATTTGCCGCCGTGACCCAACTAGCGCCAGCGATGCTCGGCGCGCTGTACTGGAAACAGGCCAACCGCCGCGGGGTATTCGCCGGTCTCGCCGCCGGGACTTTTCTCTGGTTCTACACGTTGATTCTGCCGATCGCCGCCAACAGCCTGGGCTGGTCGCTGCACAGTTTCCCAGGGCTGGGCTGGTTGCACGGCAATCCGCTGAACCTGCCGATTTCCCCACTGACTCAAGGCGTGGTGTTGTCGCTGGCCGGTAACTTCACCTTGTTCGCCTGGGTGTCGGTGTTGTCGCGCACACGGGTCTCGGAACACTGGCAGGCCGGTCGCTTCATTGGTCAGGAGATCAGCACACGGCCGAGCGCGCGCTCGATGCTGGCGGTGCAAATCGACGACCTGCTGCAACTCGCGGCACGTTTTGTCGGCGAAGAACGGGCACGCCAGAGCTTCATCCGCTTCGCCTACCGCCAAGGCAAAGGTTTCAACCCGAATCAGAATGCCGACGGTGAATGGATTGCCCACACCGAACGCTTGCTCGCCGGTGTACTCGGGGCTTCATCGACCCGCGCCGTCGTAAAAGCCGCTATTGAAGGTCGGGAAATGCAGCTCGAGGACGTGGTACGAATCGCCGACGAAGCCTCGGAAGTGCTGCAATTCAACCGTGCCTTGCTGCAAGGCGCGATCGAGAACATTACCCAAGGCATCAGCGTGGTCGACCAGTCGCTGAAGCTGGTGGCCTGGAATCGTCGATACCTTGAACTGTTCAACTACCCGGATGGCCTGATCAGCGTCGGCCGGCCGATTGCCGACATCATTCGCTATAACGCCGAACGCGGCCTGTGTGGCCCCGGCGAGGCGGAAGTCCACGTTGCCCGGCGCCTGCACTGGATGCGCCAGGGGCGCGCCCATACCTCGGAGCGCTTGTTCCCCAACGGTCGGGTGATCGAGCTGATCGGCAATCCAATGCCGGGCGGCGGGTTTGTCATGAGTTTCACCGACATCACCGCGTTTCGCGAAGCCGAGCAAGCGCTGACCGAGGCCAACGAAGGACTGGAGCGACGCGTCGCCGAGCGCACCCATGAACTGTCGCAGTTGAACATCGCGCTGACCGAAGCCAAAGGTACCGCCGAGTCGGCCAACCAGTCGAAAACCCGTTTCCTTGCAGCTGTCAGCCACGACCTGATGCAGCCATTGAACGCCGCACGGCTGTTCTCGGCCGCCCTCTCCCACCAGAATGACGATCTCTCCTGCGAGACCCGGCAACTGGTGCAGCATCTGGACAGTTCGCTACGCTCGGCCGAGGACTTGATCAGTGACCTGCTCGACATCTCGCGCCTGGAAAACGGCAAGATCAACCCGGATCGCAAGCCATTTGCGCTGAATGATTTGTTCGACACCCTCGGCGCCGAATTCAAGGCGCTGGCGCAGGAGCAAGGGCTGAAATTTCGCCTGCGCGGCAGCCGCCTACGGGTCGACAGCGATATCAAATTGCTGCGGCGGATTCTGCAAAACTTCCTGACCAACGCCTTCCGCTACGCCAAAGGCCCCGTGCTGCTGGGCGTGCGACACAAGGGCGATCAGCTGTGCCTGGAGGTCTGGGACCGTGGCCCGGGGATTCCCGAAGACAAACGCCAGGTTATCTTCGAGGAGTTCAAGCGCCTCGACAGCCACCAGACCCGCGCCGAAAAAGGTCTGGGCCTGGGTCTGGCGATTGCCGACGGCTTGTGCCGGGTGCTGGGTCATCAACTGCAAGTCCGCTCCTGGCCAGGCAAAGGCAGTGTGTTCAGCGTCAGCGTGCCTCTGGCCCATGCTCAAACCAGTGCGCCCGGTACACCTGCCAAACTCAATGGCCGGCTGCCAACAGGCGCGCAGGTGCTGTGTATCGATAACGAAGACAGCATTCTGATCGGCATGAACAGCCTGCTCTCGCGCTGGGGTTGCCAGGTATATACCGCGCGCAATCGCGATGAGTGCGTCGCCCTGCTCAGCGATGGCATGCGCCCGCAACTGGCGCTGGTGGATTACCACCTCGACCATGGCGAAACCGGTACCGAACTCATGGCCTGGCTACGCTCCCAACTCGGCGAGCCGGTACCTGGCGTGGTGATCAGCGCTGACGGGCGACCGGAGATGGTCGCCCAAGTGCATGCAGCAGGCCTGGAATACCTGCCGAAACCGGTGAAGCCGGCGGCGTTGCGGGCGTTGTTGAGTCGGCATTTGCCGTTGTGA
- the rmuC gene encoding DNA recombination protein RmuC: MLEERLGTAQLAQDGLNAQLDACRDEISDLSQANAAKQADLAAVRREVELLQIERDNARDAAHAWNLERSSKEAELRRLDAQAASLNAELREQQESHQQRLSDLQGSRDELRAQFAELAGKIFDEREQRFAETSQQRLGQLLDPLKERIQSFEKRVEESYQAEARERFSLAKELERLQQLNLRLSDEATNLTRALKGQKTQGNWGELILERVLEHAGLEKGREYQTQVSLKGPDGERFQPDVLIYLPGDKQVVVDSKVSLTAYQQYVAADDDAIGQAALKQHVLSLRNHVKGLSDKDYKRLDGLHSLDFVLLFVPIEAAFSAALQAEPNLFQEAFDRHIVIVSPTTLLATLRVIDSLWKQERQSQNAREIAERAGWLYDKFVLFIQDLDEVGNRLQQLDKAYSAARNKLTEGRGNLVSRSEQLKLLGARASKSLPADLLERAMTDVDGLAELPE, translated from the coding sequence CTGCTTGAAGAGCGCTTGGGGACTGCACAACTGGCGCAGGACGGGCTTAATGCGCAACTCGATGCCTGCCGTGATGAAATCAGCGACCTGAGTCAGGCCAATGCGGCCAAGCAAGCCGATCTGGCTGCCGTGCGCCGTGAAGTCGAGCTGTTGCAGATCGAGCGTGACAACGCCCGTGACGCGGCCCATGCCTGGAACCTCGAGCGCAGCAGTAAAGAGGCCGAGTTGCGGCGGCTGGACGCGCAGGCCGCCTCGTTAAATGCCGAGTTGCGTGAGCAGCAGGAAAGCCATCAACAACGCCTGAGCGACCTGCAAGGCTCGCGGGACGAGCTGCGGGCGCAGTTCGCCGAGCTGGCCGGGAAAATCTTCGATGAGCGCGAACAGCGCTTTGCCGAAACCAGCCAGCAGCGTTTGGGCCAATTGCTCGACCCACTGAAAGAGCGCATTCAATCCTTCGAAAAACGCGTCGAGGAAAGTTATCAGGCGGAAGCCCGCGAGCGCTTCTCGCTTGCCAAGGAGCTGGAGCGTCTGCAGCAACTGAACCTGCGCTTGAGCGACGAGGCGACCAACCTCACGCGAGCGCTCAAGGGACAGAAAACCCAAGGCAACTGGGGTGAGTTGATTCTCGAACGAGTGCTGGAACACGCGGGCCTGGAGAAGGGCCGCGAGTACCAGACTCAAGTCAGCCTAAAGGGACCGGATGGCGAGCGCTTCCAGCCCGACGTGCTGATTTATCTGCCGGGCGACAAGCAGGTGGTGGTCGACTCGAAGGTCAGCCTGACGGCCTATCAGCAATACGTGGCGGCTGACGACGACGCGATTGGCCAAGCGGCGCTGAAGCAGCATGTGCTGTCGTTGCGTAATCACGTCAAGGGCTTGTCCGATAAGGACTATAAGCGCCTGGACGGTCTGCACAGCCTGGATTTCGTATTACTTTTCGTGCCCATCGAGGCGGCTTTTTCCGCGGCATTGCAGGCTGAACCAAATCTGTTTCAGGAAGCGTTCGATCGCCATATCGTTATCGTCAGCCCGACCACCTTGCTGGCGACGTTGCGCGTCATCGACAGCCTGTGGAAGCAAGAGCGCCAGAGTCAGAATGCCCGGGAAATTGCCGAGCGCGCGGGCTGGCTGTACGACAAGTTCGTGTTGTTTATTCAGGATCTGGACGAGGTCGGCAATCGCTTGCAGCAACTGGATAAAGCCTACAGCGCCGCACGCAACAAACTGACGGAAGGCCGCGGCAATCTGGTCAGCCGCAGCGAGCAGCTCAAATTGCTCGGCGCACGGGCCAGCAAGAGCTTGCCGGCCGATCTGCTGGAGCGGGCGATGACCGATGTCGATGGGTTGGCCGAGTTGCCGGAATAA
- a CDS encoding sel1 repeat family protein: MKFRSVPTSVTSITSGVTPPKRFSIRVAEWLLDSPRLGDNPNIKHFAGRLLKAPAREGVVAAQSRLGQLMCRECGNARDRRIGQDLLRQAARAGDRRARQELGQIED; this comes from the coding sequence ATGAAGTTTCGCTCAGTACCAACCTCCGTTACCTCCATCACCTCAGGTGTCACTCCACCCAAGCGCTTTTCGATTCGAGTCGCCGAATGGTTGCTCGACAGCCCACGCCTGGGCGATAACCCCAACATCAAACATTTCGCCGGACGTTTGCTCAAGGCTCCAGCCCGTGAAGGGGTGGTGGCTGCGCAAAGTCGTCTGGGGCAATTGATGTGCCGCGAATGCGGCAATGCCCGGGATCGGCGCATTGGCCAGGACCTGCTGCGTCAGGCCGCACGTGCCGGCGACCGGCGTGCCCGGCAGGAACTCGGTCAGATCGAAGACTGA